In Arachis hypogaea cultivar Tifrunner chromosome 2, arahy.Tifrunner.gnm2.J5K5, whole genome shotgun sequence, a genomic segment contains:
- the LOC112750896 gene encoding tRNA (guanine(37)-N(1))-methyltransferase 1 isoform X3, whose product MKTAGSIFLRTHFPTPTKLLFLPLTNPKHSLSLIPISISFTRFSATNSNPILYSFSLHKGTSPTLQRPQNNAFLTLREDAFTRVFHLSAHCSALKTRLRGHLLNWPCVGNIARVPGDGLDPDPASLVTSGESGGGEEGHVSLQRRIYGEAEGDGDVLSPVLFREKLARTFNTPRFVKFRNLAKISRLPKRKKKKKEEEEEVKVERRTGKNNFATVEVVEEDDNGGGIFGNLVEEEFGREKWRGSTRLLLLDERYAGRGIQDFAEAIKVVCVWIFCFSVLKEYAKESANLTFELVRCKLTLFYNYWQMNEMHLEEYTKTDQRTRNATCQRSMFMDSPKRNIQNLFSRENKNRAVRARSQRRNATCTTCGARKMDVVCIIRSS is encoded by the exons ATGAAGACAGCAGGGAGCATATTCCTAAGGACTCACTTCCCCACTCCAACTAAGCTACTCTTCCTCCCTCTTACAAATCCCAAACACTCCCTCTCCCTTATTCCCATTTCCATATCCTTCACCCGCTTTTCAGCCACCAACTCCAATCCAATCTTATACAGTTTTTCCCTCCACAAAGGTACCTCTCCAACGCTTCAACGCCCCCAAAACAACGCCTTTCTCACCCTCCGTGAAGATGCCTTCACTCGCGTCTTCCACCTCTCCGCCCACTGCTCCGCCTTAAAAACTCGCCTCCGCGGCCACCTCCTCAACTGGCCTTGTGTTGGCAACATTGCCCGTGTCCCCGGTGATGGCCTCGATCCCGACCCCGCTTCGCTAGTTACCTCCGGAGAatcaggaggaggagaagaaggacaCGTGTCGTTGCAGCGACGGATTTATGGCGAAGCCGAGGGAGACGGCGACGTTTTGAGCCCAGTTCTGTTCAGAGAGAAGCTCGCAAGAACGTTCAATACGCCCCGCTTCGTGAAGTTCAGGAACCTGGCGAAGATATCGAGGCTaccgaagaggaagaagaagaagaaggaggaggaggaggaggtgaaaGTCGAGAGGCGCACGGGGAAGAACAATTTTGCTACAGTGGAGGTTGTTGAAGAGGATGATAATGGAGGGGGTATTTTTGGAAATTTGGTTGAGGAGGAGTTTGGGAGGGAGAAGTGGAGGGGCTCCACGAGGTTGCTGTTGCTGGATGAAAGGTACGCCGGTCGCGGCATCCAAGACTTTGCTGAGGCTATCAAGGTGGTGTGTGTCTGGATCTTTTGTTTCT CCGTATTAAAGGAGTATGCCAAAGAGAGTGCAAATTTGACTTTTGAGCTAGTTAGGTGCAAGTTGACTCTGTTTTATAATTATTGGCAGATGAATGAG ATGCATTTAGAGGAATATACAAAGACAGACCAAAGGACACGGAATGCAACTTGCCAACGATCCATGTTTATGGATTCTCCAAAGCGCAACATCCAGAATTTATTTTCACGAG AGAATAAGAATCGTGCTGTTAGAGCTCGCAGTCAACGTAGAAATGCGACATGTACGACTTGTGGCGCCCGAAAAATGGATGTTGTGTGCATCATTCGTTCTTCCTAG
- the LOC112750896 gene encoding tRNA (guanine(37)-N(1))-methyltransferase 1 isoform X1: MKTAGSIFLRTHFPTPTKLLFLPLTNPKHSLSLIPISISFTRFSATNSNPILYSFSLHKGTSPTLQRPQNNAFLTLREDAFTRVFHLSAHCSALKTRLRGHLLNWPCVGNIARVPGDGLDPDPASLVTSGESGGGEEGHVSLQRRIYGEAEGDGDVLSPVLFREKLARTFNTPRFVKFRNLAKISRLPKRKKKKKEEEEEVKVERRTGKNNFATVEVVEEDDNGGGIFGNLVEEEFGREKWRGSTRLLLLDERYAGRGIQDFAEAIKVVCVWIFCFSVLKEYAKESANLTFELVRCKLTLFYNYWQMNEILVVLLLDGMVVPSAFETISHIAHLNLRSEQLPYKTLIEKVVPDKNKPKIQTVVNKIDSIHNEYRTLQLEILVGNRSLVTTFVENGICFQVDLATVYWSSRLATERQRLLSGFTRKDVVYAFRGIYKDRPKDTECNLPTIHVYGFSKAQHPEFIFTRE; this comes from the exons ATGAAGACAGCAGGGAGCATATTCCTAAGGACTCACTTCCCCACTCCAACTAAGCTACTCTTCCTCCCTCTTACAAATCCCAAACACTCCCTCTCCCTTATTCCCATTTCCATATCCTTCACCCGCTTTTCAGCCACCAACTCCAATCCAATCTTATACAGTTTTTCCCTCCACAAAGGTACCTCTCCAACGCTTCAACGCCCCCAAAACAACGCCTTTCTCACCCTCCGTGAAGATGCCTTCACTCGCGTCTTCCACCTCTCCGCCCACTGCTCCGCCTTAAAAACTCGCCTCCGCGGCCACCTCCTCAACTGGCCTTGTGTTGGCAACATTGCCCGTGTCCCCGGTGATGGCCTCGATCCCGACCCCGCTTCGCTAGTTACCTCCGGAGAatcaggaggaggagaagaaggacaCGTGTCGTTGCAGCGACGGATTTATGGCGAAGCCGAGGGAGACGGCGACGTTTTGAGCCCAGTTCTGTTCAGAGAGAAGCTCGCAAGAACGTTCAATACGCCCCGCTTCGTGAAGTTCAGGAACCTGGCGAAGATATCGAGGCTaccgaagaggaagaagaagaagaaggaggaggaggaggaggtgaaaGTCGAGAGGCGCACGGGGAAGAACAATTTTGCTACAGTGGAGGTTGTTGAAGAGGATGATAATGGAGGGGGTATTTTTGGAAATTTGGTTGAGGAGGAGTTTGGGAGGGAGAAGTGGAGGGGCTCCACGAGGTTGCTGTTGCTGGATGAAAGGTACGCCGGTCGCGGCATCCAAGACTTTGCTGAGGCTATCAAGGTGGTGTGTGTCTGGATCTTTTGTTTCT CCGTATTAAAGGAGTATGCCAAAGAGAGTGCAAATTTGACTTTTGAGCTAGTTAGGTGCAAGTTGACTCTGTTTTATAATTATTGGCAGATGAATGAG ATCCTAGTGGTCTTGCTACTTGATGGTATGGTTGTTCCTTCAGCTTTTGAGACCATTAGTCACATTGCACACCTGAATTTGAGATCGGAACAATTACCATACAAAACACTCATAGAAAAG GTTGTGCCTGATAAAAATAAGCCAAAGATACAAACAGTCGTGAACAAGATTGATTCCATTCATAATGAATACAGGACCTTGCAACTTGAGATTCTAGTAGGAAACCGCTCTCTAGTTACCACATTTGTTGAGAACGGAATATGCTTTCAGGTTGACTTAGCAACAGT ATATTGGAGTTCTAGGCTTGCAACTGAAAGACAAAGGCTTTTGAGTGGTTTTACACGAAAAGATGTTGTCT ATGCATTTAGAGGAATATACAAAGACAGACCAAAGGACACGGAATGCAACTTGCCAACGATCCATGTTTATGGATTCTCCAAAGCGCAACATCCAGAATTTATTTTCACGAG AGAATAA
- the LOC112750896 gene encoding tRNA (guanine(37)-N(1))-methyltransferase 1 isoform X2, with product MKTAGSIFLRTHFPTPTKLLFLPLTNPKHSLSLIPISISFTRFSATNSNPILYSFSLHKGTSPTLQRPQNNAFLTLREDAFTRVFHLSAHCSALKTRLRGHLLNWPCVGNIARVPGDGLDPDPASLVTSGESGGGEEGHVSLQRRIYGEAEGDGDVLSPVLFREKLARTFNTPRFVKFRNLAKISRLPKRKKKKKEEEEEVKVERRTGKNNFATVEVVEEDDNGGGIFGNLVEEEFGREKWRGSTRLLLLDERYAGRGIQDFAEAIKVVCVWIFCFSVLKEYAKESANLTFELVRCKLTLFYNYWQMNEVVPDKNKPKIQTVVNKIDSIHNEYRTLQLEILVGNRSLVTTFVENGICFQVDLATVYWSSRLATERQRLLSGFTRKDVVYAFRGIYKDRPKDTECNLPTIHVYGFSKAQHPEFIFTRE from the exons ATGAAGACAGCAGGGAGCATATTCCTAAGGACTCACTTCCCCACTCCAACTAAGCTACTCTTCCTCCCTCTTACAAATCCCAAACACTCCCTCTCCCTTATTCCCATTTCCATATCCTTCACCCGCTTTTCAGCCACCAACTCCAATCCAATCTTATACAGTTTTTCCCTCCACAAAGGTACCTCTCCAACGCTTCAACGCCCCCAAAACAACGCCTTTCTCACCCTCCGTGAAGATGCCTTCACTCGCGTCTTCCACCTCTCCGCCCACTGCTCCGCCTTAAAAACTCGCCTCCGCGGCCACCTCCTCAACTGGCCTTGTGTTGGCAACATTGCCCGTGTCCCCGGTGATGGCCTCGATCCCGACCCCGCTTCGCTAGTTACCTCCGGAGAatcaggaggaggagaagaaggacaCGTGTCGTTGCAGCGACGGATTTATGGCGAAGCCGAGGGAGACGGCGACGTTTTGAGCCCAGTTCTGTTCAGAGAGAAGCTCGCAAGAACGTTCAATACGCCCCGCTTCGTGAAGTTCAGGAACCTGGCGAAGATATCGAGGCTaccgaagaggaagaagaagaagaaggaggaggaggaggaggtgaaaGTCGAGAGGCGCACGGGGAAGAACAATTTTGCTACAGTGGAGGTTGTTGAAGAGGATGATAATGGAGGGGGTATTTTTGGAAATTTGGTTGAGGAGGAGTTTGGGAGGGAGAAGTGGAGGGGCTCCACGAGGTTGCTGTTGCTGGATGAAAGGTACGCCGGTCGCGGCATCCAAGACTTTGCTGAGGCTATCAAGGTGGTGTGTGTCTGGATCTTTTGTTTCT CCGTATTAAAGGAGTATGCCAAAGAGAGTGCAAATTTGACTTTTGAGCTAGTTAGGTGCAAGTTGACTCTGTTTTATAATTATTGGCAGATGAATGAG GTTGTGCCTGATAAAAATAAGCCAAAGATACAAACAGTCGTGAACAAGATTGATTCCATTCATAATGAATACAGGACCTTGCAACTTGAGATTCTAGTAGGAAACCGCTCTCTAGTTACCACATTTGTTGAGAACGGAATATGCTTTCAGGTTGACTTAGCAACAGT ATATTGGAGTTCTAGGCTTGCAACTGAAAGACAAAGGCTTTTGAGTGGTTTTACACGAAAAGATGTTGTCT ATGCATTTAGAGGAATATACAAAGACAGACCAAAGGACACGGAATGCAACTTGCCAACGATCCATGTTTATGGATTCTCCAAAGCGCAACATCCAGAATTTATTTTCACGAG AGAATAA
- the LOC140177375 gene encoding tRNA (guanine(37)-N(1))-methyltransferase 1-like — translation MVYVSGLQAMNEILEVLLPDGVVGPSAFETVGHIAHLNLREEHFPYKTLIAKDVLDKNKPKIQTVVNKIDSIHNEYRTIQLEVLAGNHLVVTTVVENRIRFQVDLATVYWSSRLATKRQRLLSGDVFPGVGSLAISAAKIVKHVFANDLNPFALEYLERNSILNKLERKIEVFNMNGRRFSKAMYASYKAQSITQMHLEEYTKTDRRTWNATFQRSMFMDSQKLIGSDSIPNDWKFYHCVTLE, via the exons ATGGTTTATGTTTCCGGTCTTCAGGCC ATGAATGAG ATCTTGGAAGTCTTGCTACCTGATGGTGTTGTTGGTCCTTCAGCTTTTGAGACCGTTGGTCACATTGCACACTTGAATTTGAGAGAGGAACATTTCCCATACAAAACACTCATAGCAAAG GATGTGCTAGATAAAAATAAGCCAAAGATACAAACAGTCGTGAACAAGATTGATTCCATTCACAATGAATACAGGACCATACAGCTTGAGGTTCTAGCAGGAAACCACTTAGTAGTTACCACAGTTGTTGAGAACAGAATACGCTTTCAGGTTGACTTAGCAACAGT ATATTGGAGTTCTAGGCTTGCAACTAAAAGACAAAGGCTTTTGAGTG GTGATGTTTTTCCTGGAGTTGGTTCCTTGGCCATATCTGCAGCAAAGATAGTTAAGCATGTTTTCGCTAATGACTTAAACCCATTTGCACTGGAGTATCTGGAAAGAAATAGTATTCTAAACAAACTTGAAAGGAAGATTGAG GTCTTTAACATGAATGGGAGAAGGTTCAGTAAGGCTATGTATGCCAGTTATAAAGCTCAATCAATCACGCAA ATGCATTTAGAAGAATATACAAAGACAGACCGAAGGACATGGAATGCAACTTTCCAACGATCCATGTTTATGGATTCTCAAAAGC TCATTGGATCAGATTCAATACCCAATGACTGGAAATTTTACCATTGTGTCACTCTCGAATGA